DNA from Pajaroellobacter abortibovis:
TGCATTGACAGGGCTCCTCTGCAATCCGAATCCAAACGCTTTTGACCAACAGGGTAATGTGGTTGATTGGGGAGCGTTCTATAGGCCGGGAGAAGCGCTCCTTTCGCGCGATACGAGCTTGCTTCCGAACTCCCTTCGAGGCGTGTTCGCTTTTGTTGCTTTGACAAACGGATCGATCCAGATCGTCAATGTAGACGATTGGGACGCCCCCTGCCGTCGCCCTGTTTTGCTGACGTCTGACGCTCAAGTGAGCTCTCTCAGTCTCCCCCAGCCGGTGCCTTCCTCTTTGGAAGACACAAACCCCTTCCATGCCCCTCGTGCAGAAGGGCGATTGGGGGCTAGTCAAGCTGTTACAGGTGAAATCTTTTTCCCTATCATTAGTCCGCATACAAAACGGTCTAAGTACCTCTTCTCCTTTGATTTAAATCACGGTGGGCAAGTCCCTTATCTGTTGAGTCCGCCTAAATTATTTCTCAATGAGATCTCTCTTCCTATTGATTTTGGAGAGCAGGGAACAAATCCAATTTTATTGCAGGTCCAATCCACATTTGCATACCCGCATTCGGTAGAAGGACAGGAAAATTTGCAGGGTGTGGTCTCGGGGTACATCCCTGTGGAAAAATCTCCTGGAATCCTATTTTCTTTGGAGGATCCTTCTGTTCATAACGATGATGATTGGACCATTGTCTATGAAGGGCAGTTGCCTGGCTTTGAAGGAATTCGGGCAGATATGTCGACGAACGACGATTTTCATACGCTGACGCTGACTACCCAAGGGGTTTCACTCTGTTCCTTGGGGGTGCATGATGTCAAAACAAGCCTAGCGCGCGCTCAAAAAGCGAGGGAAGAGCTGGCGCAGGCAGTCCCCTCTACAGTTCTTTCGCCTTCTGCTCTTGAGCAGGTCGGTGCGCAGATGGGGGATTATGTCCAGATAGCGGATGATTTGTTGCCTGGCGATAACTCCTATTGGAATCAACAGGCAGCCTGTTGGGATTTGGGTGGAACTTCTCTCCGCACGCCGGCAGAGCGCTACCACACCTGTGAGGTGATGTATGGAGCGGTTCAGGACCAGAGCGTTCACAGGGATTTCCCCATCCTTGAAGCGTATAGTGATCATCTTGTGCTTGGCACTTTCTACGGGCCTTCTGGTACACTTATGACACCAGCGAATCGACAACGGATTGGAGCACGTTCCGATAATGTCCCTTGGTTCAAGTTACTGTACTGCTGTTTCCAAGGGAGGGCTTCTTTCCGAGTGCGTACAGGAGGCCAATGGATTGCCATAGGAAAGAGAACGGGATATCTACACCATGTGGGCACTTCGGGGACGGATCAAGCCTGTGTCGATTCTTGTCTCGTGCGCGATGCGCTCCTCAATGCGCGCATCATGGAAGTGCCTCGCACCGCCTCTAGCTCTTTTATGCCTTCTCGGAATAGCGTGCTTGCGCTGCGCAATCCTTTCTTCTCCTTTTTCATGATGGGGGGGATGTTGTCGGCTTCCAGTGATTTCACTGCTTCAAGTCGGGATATGACTTGGAAGTTTTCTACGCGAGGTGGATTTTCTCCCCTCCGCCTTCAGGTGGGGGTGAGAGGGGGGATCCCTTCTAACCGTTATCGTGCGAGCCCTCGTTCGATCCGTTTCATTGAGCCGTACGGTAGGCTATTGGTGATCGATGGGGCAGGGCAGGGGCTTCAACAGATCAGCCTTGATAAAGTCGACTTTATGGGTCCCTCTATTCTATGAGAGGGGGAGCTTAAATCTTCTTTGGAAGATGAGTGAGAGTGATCAAGAATAGGTCAAAAAGATGAAATCAGCTACCTCTGAGGCATCAGCAACTCCTGTGATGAAGCAATACCTCGCTATTAAAGCGAAGCATGCGGATGCTCTTCTTTTTTTTCGTATGGGGGATTTTTATGAGCTCTTTTATGAAGATGCCATCATTGCTGCCCGTGCACTTGATCTGACCTTGACCAGTCGCAATAAAGGGGTGAAGGAGGAGATCCCAATGGCGGGGGTTCCTTATCATGCGGCAAGCTCTTACGTGCAACGGCTTCTTGATACAGGACATAAAGTGGCCATCTGTGAGCAGATGGCTGACCCAACAAAAGTTAAAGGGATCGTTCCCCGCGAAGTCGTACGTATCGTGAGTCCAGGGGTTGTGTTCGATGAGGCAGGCCTCAAAGCGAACCAAAATCATTATTTTTTAGCGATCGAAAAAGGGCCGCAAGGGATATGGGGGGTTGCAGCGTTTGACTTAACGACAGGAGAACTGATCGCTTGTGAACTGAGCGATCGGGAGGATGTTCTTGCGGAAGTGATCCGTCTTGACCCACGCGAGGTCTTCTTGGGGAATGATTCCCATGAGCTTGGAATCGAAATCGAAAATGCGTGTCCCCGGAGGGTGGTCCGCTATGAAAAAAACGGGTTGACTCTCGACTCCGTCTACCGCTTACTTGGCTATGTTCCTGCACAACAATGTGAGCGGGTGACGTGGTCCCACTCGGTTCAGCATGCGGTGGCGCGTTGTATCCACGTAGCTTGCACGAGTGAACCGGGTAAACCTCCACCTATCGCTTCATTCCAGGTGTATCAAGCTAGCCAGACCCTTTTACTGGATCAAACAGCTCAGAGGCATCTCGAGCTCGTGCAGACGATGGGAGGGGAATACCAGGACTCTCTTCTCTCCCAAATCGACCTCACTCAGACTGCTCCTGGTGCGAGACTCTTGCGGAAAAGACTTCTGGCTCCATTAACCTCAGTGTCTGCAATCCACAGCCATCACAATGCGGTTGAACTATTTTTTGAACACTCAGACTTGCGGCGAGAAATTCGAGAACGACTTAGCCGTTTATCTGATCTGGAGCGACTGGCTGTCAAACTCTCCACTCGCCGTCTCCATCCCCGAGATCTGGTTGGACTGCTCGCTTCTCTGCAAGAGCTTCCTTCATTGGTTAGGGCATTCGAAGCATGTCCTAGCCCCCATGCGCGAAGGTCTTTGGGAGTTCCAAGCGAAGGAGCATGGTTGGACAGGTGTGAGGAGGTGGAAGCGCTGCTTCGGCGCGCTCTTATGGATGAGCCGTCCCCACGTTTAGGAGAAGGGCTGATTCTGCGTGAGGGATATGATCAAGAGCTGGACGAGGCTCGTCTGTTAGCGAGGGATGGGCAGCGACTAATGATCGACCTCGAGGCACGTCTCAGGGCGGAGTTTCAGATACTCAGCCTTAAGGTCCGGTATACACGTGTGTTTGGCTGGTACCTGGAGGTGACGCGCGTACATCTGGACAAAGTCCCAAAGGCATGGCGCCGCAAGCAGACCATCGCTACCGGGGAACGATTCACCTGCCGTGAACTTGATGAATTAGCAGATCGGCTAGCGCATGCAGAAGAACGCTGTGCTTCACGCGAATCAGAACTGTACCATGCCCTGATCGAGATGGTTGCCCAACATGAAAGCCGTTTTCGGCAGCTGGCTTCACAACTCGCAGCATGGGATGTGGCCAGTTCTCTTGCAGAGGTTGCCCACTGCCGCGATTACATTCGTCCAGAAGTAGATGAATCACTGCAGTTGATCCTTGAGGGTAGTCGGCATCCAGTCGTGGAAAGATTTACGGGAGTAGGGGGATTTGTACCCAATCACATTCGGCTGGAAGCAGGAGGAGAAGGTCCAGAGGAGGGGCTTGAGGGGCATCAACAGGCGCACCTGTGGTTAATTACAGGGCCTAACATGGCTGGCAAATCGACGCTGATGCGTCAGGCTGCACTTTGTGTCATTTTGGCGCAGATGGGCTCCTTTGTCCCTGCTAAACGAGCAAAAATCGGGATCGTTGACCGCATCCTAACTCGGGTAGGGGCTAGCGATAATGTGGCATGTGGGGAGAGTACATTTATGGTTGAGATGAAAGAGACTGCCCATGTGCTTCAGACCGCAACACGCCGTTCGCTTGTGATCCTCGACGAAATTGGTCGCGGGACAAGTACCTACGACGGTCTTTCGATTGCGTGGGCAGTTGCTGAATATCTGCACGATGTTACCCGATGTCGCGCTCTATTCGCGACCCACTACTATGAATTGACACGTCTATCCAAAACCAAGCAAGGATGCCAGAACTGGAGTGTTTCCGCTCAAGAACACAAAAAGGAAGTAATTTTTCTGCATCAATTACAACCAGGTCCAGCCTCGCGCAGCTATGGAATTGAATGTGCCCGATTAGCAGGTATCCCTGAATCGGTTCTGTCGCGCGCTAGTACTATTCTCAAAGAGCTTGAAGAGGAAGCAAGTGGGATGCGTCCCCTTGCTAGGGACGCGAAGGCAGAGGAATGCTCCCCTCCTGCTGAGGAAATTCTAAAAAGGGAGGAAGCCTCTCTTCTTTTATATTCCATTCTTGAAGAACTTAAGGCTGTCGATCTAAATCAAATGACACCACTAGAGGCTTTTCAGTGGATTGCTTGTTCTAAGAAACGATACCTTACTTGAATTCCTCTTAGGGGAACATTCGGTCCTCGTGCGACTTATTCTATCTTCTCTTCTATTTCCACCTTCTCTGAATCATCAAGTCAACTGCCTTTCCCTAAACCCCTTGCCGATTGAGCCTATGAGCGTCCGACCTACCTCGCGTACCGTTTCTTTCTTGGGTTATTTGATGGTGAGCATTTCTGCCTTATCGTGGGGGACATGGCCCTTTATCCTGCGTTATGCGGAGCAGTTTTCTAGACTTACTCCGCAGCTTGAATCAGTGCTTGTGTTTCTCATCATTGCGGTGAGTACGGCCCCGTTCGCTTGGTTAAAGCGCACTCCTCAAGGGCTCTCCTATAAAAATATAGTAGGCCTTATTTGGCTCGCTGCGT
Protein-coding regions in this window:
- the mutS gene encoding DNA mismatch repair protein MutS, with amino-acid sequence MKSATSEASATPVMKQYLAIKAKHADALLFFRMGDFYELFYEDAIIAARALDLTLTSRNKGVKEEIPMAGVPYHAASSYVQRLLDTGHKVAICEQMADPTKVKGIVPREVVRIVSPGVVFDEAGLKANQNHYFLAIEKGPQGIWGVAAFDLTTGELIACELSDREDVLAEVIRLDPREVFLGNDSHELGIEIENACPRRVVRYEKNGLTLDSVYRLLGYVPAQQCERVTWSHSVQHAVARCIHVACTSEPGKPPPIASFQVYQASQTLLLDQTAQRHLELVQTMGGEYQDSLLSQIDLTQTAPGARLLRKRLLAPLTSVSAIHSHHNAVELFFEHSDLRREIRERLSRLSDLERLAVKLSTRRLHPRDLVGLLASLQELPSLVRAFEACPSPHARRSLGVPSEGAWLDRCEEVEALLRRALMDEPSPRLGEGLILREGYDQELDEARLLARDGQRLMIDLEARLRAEFQILSLKVRYTRVFGWYLEVTRVHLDKVPKAWRRKQTIATGERFTCRELDELADRLAHAEERCASRESELYHALIEMVAQHESRFRQLASQLAAWDVASSLAEVAHCRDYIRPEVDESLQLILEGSRHPVVERFTGVGGFVPNHIRLEAGGEGPEEGLEGHQQAHLWLITGPNMAGKSTLMRQAALCVILAQMGSFVPAKRAKIGIVDRILTRVGASDNVACGESTFMVEMKETAHVLQTATRRSLVILDEIGRGTSTYDGLSIAWAVAEYLHDVTRCRALFATHYYELTRLSKTKQGCQNWSVSAQEHKKEVIFLHQLQPGPASRSYGIECARLAGIPESVLSRASTILKELEEEASGMRPLARDAKAEECSPPAEEILKREEASLLLYSILEELKAVDLNQMTPLEAFQWIACSKKRYLT